ACAAGCAGGCGCTGTGGGTGGCGGTGCTCGAACGGGTCTATGAAAGGATGCGGCAGGGGGAGCATCTGCTTCATCTCGAAGCGGCCTCCCCGGTGGATGGCATGCGCATGTTGATACGGTTCAACTTCCGCTTCCACCAGGATCATCCTGAATTTCTCTCAATGTTGAATGAGGAAAACCGGCAGAAGGCGGAGAATCTGAAAAATTCACGAAATGTCACGGAAATATACAATCCCCTGATTGTCGCTATCAAGGATTTGCTTGATCGCGGGCGCCAATGCGGCGACTTCAGGGGCAATGTCAGCCCTATTCAACTGTATATCTCCATTGCATCGCTCAGTTATTTCTATTTCTCGAATCGCCATACGCTTTCCACCATTTTCAATACCGATCTGGGTTCGGTCATGGCGACGATCGAGCGTGAAGATCATGTGGTGGAGGTGGTGATGGGCTATCTACGCCCCTGATCCTTGACAGGCTCAAAACCGAGAAGTAACCAGTCAGTTATTCCATAAGCAC
The Novosphingobium terrae DNA segment above includes these coding regions:
- a CDS encoding TetR family transcriptional regulator translates to MTAHTIPPSSTSSSPSDREAAARERILTAALQEFAEHGWGGARVDRIAERADINKRMLYAYVGNKQALWVAVLERVYERMRQGEHLLHLEAASPVDGMRMLIRFNFRFHQDHPEFLSMLNEENRQKAENLKNSRNVTEIYNPLIVAIKDLLDRGRQCGDFRGNVSPIQLYISIASLSYFYFSNRHTLSTIFNTDLGSVMATIEREDHVVEVVMGYLRP